One Zeugodacus cucurbitae isolate PBARC_wt_2022May chromosome 3, idZeuCucr1.2, whole genome shotgun sequence genomic region harbors:
- the LOC105217897 gene encoding uncharacterized protein LOC105217897 isoform X2 — protein sequence MATSSDLLHTNEANESNNGSDESISNCANSSIVAETQVDEESIHATNADSEAATSPGHVHENEDVDTKADFGATPCHEKTQQAKTVAVDEQQSQQQQQQQLEPVDSSTPAVSPSTHTAQRPEAQGNFSPDEIPEPIKVLDDIISEFEDTSKPANAGGNGENQSEDDGYMSLSRKNMHKQDFENISQSSIGSNVPPIITPTKEFHEFNNTTDVTCQSLETPAEQSIIQSTLPKARPASALTSNNYSSLPCCGARSTSLDGKTTRGVSCNGERNKLGIDISAVHNAVLRGGLAKLPEPILNEHPVTIYPGRYSPPTENKRVSNRPQRILSSVEKHKEVCHILNPLSSISSSSSSSSSNCIGLMENKPLDLSNNIMKKPYIRKDNIANEFRLVSEDDFSDDSIEEQSLSPITSHSSPHKQTGIAWEIHFKSNKKKSKSSAKKKPTRKHTADCVAKTENGVYPLPIVASDVYYTKENNRAYRREPIVIDALDGSEQCTATAGDILNHCMYRHPNTSMLGKGTFIIRRPTNKPPTAMDIFQTDTEALDARDQSDYEEFSSMEGHENCRPSETLGANVRHSGELIAPPGPTLPSPRDRLSLNLEPQLPNIFTKEMLAVHKGDRSSSEELLAPVKKTSLNREPKRRSTDSINTKSSSYEEAEENGPNEVVNLFSSKNSFDPCNMYGYKNDTAVCLKGQEFSDLRSSTTTTPRTDLAPTLEEEEEQYSDFSYSGAPSKDIDKADSNIIAAVRIVEGGAHHKRPLEFRPGVHKSESAKEMLLSQSAFGPLPPSPPSSNPDLFDYDALPLPPSPKDPILATNESNRSLGKGFMKTTTAEIHTPSSLGGEERRNRDNMSALRYLSNELPPLPPPAFENMAPVVPPHRGHSANTMKSWSIDSHYKKKSPKMLGYGSGITTPTGSQYDGSYSTKRYVSYGTKRSLKQSPREELRLQTSCSLPETPIFARGSCDIPRTPFRRQPESAISGSRTAPRSSTSHSINMGNTMGGIPGGNTFGAGMCRQRSMNHALASNEMLRLAGAPARGWYPKQRTMRPASTENIDRLSSSRVWDSAAGMSGTGQSRKPLTLPPNLTPSFLNKSPREALRRVTSLLIAKKKNTKERKGKPYSDTTLDGHLPFEQETALPPTPKEQARNCNNTSQKPQKKKGLFKSLWKKTKHFSLDQ from the exons atggcCACTTCCTCGGATTTATTGCATACAAATGAAGCGAATGAATCGAATAACGGTTCAGATGAATCGATTAGCAATTGTGCAAATTCCAGTATTGTAGCGGAAACGCAAGTCGATGAAGAATCAATACACGCCACTAATGCAGATTCCGAAGCAGCAACGTCACCTGGTCACGTCCACGAAAACGAAGACGTTGACACCAAAGCGGATTTTGGTGCAACACCGTG TCACGAAAAGACGCAGCAGGCCAAGACGGTGGCGGTGGACGAGCAACagtcacagcagcagcaacagcagcagctcgAGCCAGTGGATTCATCAACACCTGCTGTTTCACCCTCCACACACACAGCACAGCGTCCGGAGGCGCAAGGCAATTTTTCACCAGACGAAATACCCGAACCTATTAAGGTGCTAGATGATATAATCTCGGAATTCGAAGATACATCAAAGCCAGCGAATGCAGGTGGTAATGGTGAAAATCAATCTGAGGATGATGGTTACATGAGCCTTAGTCGCAAGAA CATGCATAAGCAAGATTTCGAGAACATCTCCCAGAGCAGTATTGGCAGTAATGTACCACCAATTATCACACCAACTAAAGAGTTTCACGAATTTAACAACACTACAGATGTTACCTGCCAAAGTCTGGAAACACCTGCCGAACAAAGTATTATACAATCCACATTG CCAAAAGCGCGTCCGGCTTCTGCTTTGACGAGCAACAACTATTCCAGTCTGCCATGTTGCGGTGCGCGCTCCACATCGTTGGATGGTAAAACTACGCGTGGTGTTAGCTGTAACGGTGAACGTAATAAGCTCGGTATTGATATCAGTGCGGTACATAATGCGGTACTACGTGGTGGATTGGCGAAACTGCCAG AGCCAATCTTAAATGAACATCCCGTAACAATATACCCCGGTCGTTATTCACCACCTACCGAGAATAAACGCGTCTCCAATCGTCCACAACGCATACTATCCTCCGTTGAGAAACACAAAGAAGTTTGCCATATACTTAATCCTTTGTCTTCGATATCCTCTTCATCGTCGTCGTCTAGTTCGAATTGTATTGGTCTGATGGAAAATAAACCATTGGATCTATCtaataatattatgaaaaagcCATATATACGTAAGGATAACATTGCAAATGAATTTAGGTTAGTAAGTGAAGATGATTTCTCGGACGATTCGATTGAAGAGCAATCATTATCGCCAATTACATCGCACTCCTCACCACACAAACAAACCGGTATTGCGTGGGAAATACATTTTAAGAGTAACAAAAAGAAGTCGAAAAGTTCGGCGAAGAAGAAACCGACACGAAAGCAT ACTGCCGATTGTGTTGCCAAAACGGAGAATGGTGTTTATCCCTTACCAATTGTGGCTAGTGACGTTTATTACACGAAAGAAAACAATCGCGCTTATCGCCGCGAACCGATTGTTATAGACGCCTTGGATGGGTCAGAACAATGCACAGCAACCGCTGGAGATATTTTAAATCACTGCATGTATCGCCATCCCAATACGAGTATGTTGGGTAAAGGTACATTTATCATACGACGACCCACGAATAAACCACCAACAGCTATGGATATATTCCAAACGGATACTGAAGCGTTAGATGCACGAGACCAAAGCGACTATGAAGAGTTCTCGTCAATGGAAGGTCACGAGAACTGTAGGCCGAGTGAGACATTAGGCGCGAATGTAAGGCATAGCGGAGAATTAATAGCGCCACCAGGACCAACCTTGCCATCACCGCG tGATCGTCTCTCTTTAAATCTCGAACCACaattaccaaatatttttaCCAAAGAAATGCTGGCTGTGCATAAAGGCGATCGCTCATCGTCTGAAG AACTCCTTGCTCCCGTTAAGAAGACATCACTCAACAGAGAGCCAAAGAGACGTAGCACCGATTCGATCAACACAAAGTCTTCGAGCTATGAAGAAGCTGAGGAAAATGGGCCAAACGAAGTTGTTAACTTATTTTCGAGCAAGAATAGTTTTGATCCGTGCAATATGTACGGATACAAGAATGATACAGCAGTCTGTTTAAAAGGACAAGAGTTTTCGG ATCTACGCTCTTCAACAACAACGACTCCACGCACAGATCTCGCACCGACACTTGAAGAGGAAGAGGAGCAATACAGTGACTTCAGCTACAGTGGAGCGCCAAGTAAAGATATTGACAAGGCCGATAGCAATATAATAGCCGCGGTACGCATTGTTGAAGGTGGTGCACATCATAAACGTCCACTCGAATTTCGTCCCGGTGTGCATAAGTCTGAGAGTGCcaaggagatgttattatctcAAAGCGCATTTGGTCCATTGCCGCCATCGCCACCATCATCAAATCCCGATTTATTC gaCTATGATGCTCTGCCACTGCCACCATCTCCAAAAGATCCGATCCTAGCAACGAACGAGAGCAATCGTAGTCTTGGTAAAGGTTTTATGAAAACGACAACTGCCGAAATTCACACACCCTCCTCGTTGGGTGGCGAGGAACGACGAAATCGTGACAATATGAGCGCTTTGCGTTATCTCAGCAACGAATTGCCACCTTTACCACCGCCTGCTTTTGAAAATATGGCACCGGTTGTGCCGCCACATCGTGGTCATTCGGCAAATACGATGAAATCTTGGTCCATCGATTCCCATTACAAGAAGAAATCACCGAAAATGTTAGGTTATGGTAGTGGTATTACTACACCAACGGGTTCGCAATACGATGGTTCGTACTCAACGAAGCGTTACGTTTCCTATGGCACAAAACGTAGTTTGAAACAGTCACCACGTGAAGAATTGCGTTTGCAAACTTCATGTAGTTTGCCGGAGACACCGATTTTCGCACGAGG AAGCTGTGACATACCGCGTACACCCTTCCGACGTCAACCCGAAAGTGCCATAAGTGGTTCGCGTACAGCGCCTCGTTCTAGCACATCACACAGTATTAATATGGGTAACACGATGGGTGGAATACCAG GTGGCAACACCTTTGGCGCTGGCATGTGCCGCCAACGTTCCATGAATCATGCACTTGCCTCGAATGAGATGCTGCGCTTAGCTGGCGCACCGGCACGCGGCTGGTATCCCAAACAACGTACTATGCGTCCAGCTTCTACAGAGAATATTGATCGTCTCAGTTCGTCGCGTGTTTGGGATAGTGCAGCTGGTATGTCTGGCACGGGTCAGTCGAGAAAACCATTGACTTTACCGCCAAATTTGACGCCATCGTTTCTCAATAAATCACCAAGAGAAGCTCTGCGTCGTGTAACAAGTCTTTTGATTGCGAAGAAAA AAAACACTAAAGAGCGCAAGGGCAAGCCATATTCGGATACCACACTTGATGGACATCTACCATTTGAACAAGAAACTG cACTCCCACCCACGCCCAAGG
- the LOC105217897 gene encoding uncharacterized protein LOC105217897 isoform X1, with translation MATSSDLLHTNEANESNNGSDESISNCANSSIVAETQVDEESIHATNADSEAATSPGHVHENEDVDTKADFGATPCHEKTQQAKTVAVDEQQSQQQQQQQLEPVDSSTPAVSPSTHTAQRPEAQGNFSPDEIPEPIKVLDDIISEFEDTSKPANAGGNGENQSEDDGYMSLSRKNMHKQDFENISQSSIGSNVPPIITPTKEFHEFNNTTDVTCQSLETPAEQSIIQSTLPKARPASALTSNNYSSLPCCGARSTSLDGKTTRGVSCNGERNKLGIDISAVHNAVLRGGLAKLPEPILNEHPVTIYPGRYSPPTENKRVSNRPQRILSSVEKHKEVCHILNPLSSISSSSSSSSSNCIGLMENKPLDLSNNIMKKPYIRKDNIANEFRLVSEDDFSDDSIEEQSLSPITSHSSPHKQTGIAWEIHFKSNKKKSKSSAKKKPTRKHTADCVAKTENGVYPLPIVASDVYYTKENNRAYRREPIVIDALDGSEQCTATAGDILNHCMYRHPNTSMLGKGTFIIRRPTNKPPTAMDIFQTDTEALDARDQSDYEEFSSMEGHENCRPSETLGANVRHSGELIAPPGPTLPSPRDRLSLNLEPQLPNIFTKEMLAVHKGDRSSSEELLAPVKKTSLNREPKRRSTDSINTKSSSYEEAEENGPNEVVNLFSSKNSFDPCNMYGYKNDTAVCLKGQEFSDLRSSTTTTPRTDLAPTLEEEEEQYSDFSYSGAPSKDIDKADSNIIAAVRIVEGGAHHKRPLEFRPGVHKSESAKEMLLSQSAFGPLPPSPPSSNPDLFDYDALPLPPSPKDPILATNESNRSLGKGFMKTTTAEIHTPSSLGGEERRNRDNMSALRYLSNELPPLPPPAFENMAPVVPPHRGHSANTMKSWSIDSHYKKKSPKMLGYGSGITTPTGSQYDGSYSTKRYVSYGTKRSLKQSPREELRLQTSCSLPETPIFARGSCDIPRTPFRRQPESAISGSRTAPRSSTSHSINMGNTMGGIPGGGNTFGAGMCRQRSMNHALASNEMLRLAGAPARGWYPKQRTMRPASTENIDRLSSSRVWDSAAGMSGTGQSRKPLTLPPNLTPSFLNKSPREALRRVTSLLIAKKKNTKERKGKPYSDTTLDGHLPFEQETALPPTPKEQARNCNNTSQKPQKKKGLFKSLWKKTKHFSLDQ, from the exons atggcCACTTCCTCGGATTTATTGCATACAAATGAAGCGAATGAATCGAATAACGGTTCAGATGAATCGATTAGCAATTGTGCAAATTCCAGTATTGTAGCGGAAACGCAAGTCGATGAAGAATCAATACACGCCACTAATGCAGATTCCGAAGCAGCAACGTCACCTGGTCACGTCCACGAAAACGAAGACGTTGACACCAAAGCGGATTTTGGTGCAACACCGTG TCACGAAAAGACGCAGCAGGCCAAGACGGTGGCGGTGGACGAGCAACagtcacagcagcagcaacagcagcagctcgAGCCAGTGGATTCATCAACACCTGCTGTTTCACCCTCCACACACACAGCACAGCGTCCGGAGGCGCAAGGCAATTTTTCACCAGACGAAATACCCGAACCTATTAAGGTGCTAGATGATATAATCTCGGAATTCGAAGATACATCAAAGCCAGCGAATGCAGGTGGTAATGGTGAAAATCAATCTGAGGATGATGGTTACATGAGCCTTAGTCGCAAGAA CATGCATAAGCAAGATTTCGAGAACATCTCCCAGAGCAGTATTGGCAGTAATGTACCACCAATTATCACACCAACTAAAGAGTTTCACGAATTTAACAACACTACAGATGTTACCTGCCAAAGTCTGGAAACACCTGCCGAACAAAGTATTATACAATCCACATTG CCAAAAGCGCGTCCGGCTTCTGCTTTGACGAGCAACAACTATTCCAGTCTGCCATGTTGCGGTGCGCGCTCCACATCGTTGGATGGTAAAACTACGCGTGGTGTTAGCTGTAACGGTGAACGTAATAAGCTCGGTATTGATATCAGTGCGGTACATAATGCGGTACTACGTGGTGGATTGGCGAAACTGCCAG AGCCAATCTTAAATGAACATCCCGTAACAATATACCCCGGTCGTTATTCACCACCTACCGAGAATAAACGCGTCTCCAATCGTCCACAACGCATACTATCCTCCGTTGAGAAACACAAAGAAGTTTGCCATATACTTAATCCTTTGTCTTCGATATCCTCTTCATCGTCGTCGTCTAGTTCGAATTGTATTGGTCTGATGGAAAATAAACCATTGGATCTATCtaataatattatgaaaaagcCATATATACGTAAGGATAACATTGCAAATGAATTTAGGTTAGTAAGTGAAGATGATTTCTCGGACGATTCGATTGAAGAGCAATCATTATCGCCAATTACATCGCACTCCTCACCACACAAACAAACCGGTATTGCGTGGGAAATACATTTTAAGAGTAACAAAAAGAAGTCGAAAAGTTCGGCGAAGAAGAAACCGACACGAAAGCAT ACTGCCGATTGTGTTGCCAAAACGGAGAATGGTGTTTATCCCTTACCAATTGTGGCTAGTGACGTTTATTACACGAAAGAAAACAATCGCGCTTATCGCCGCGAACCGATTGTTATAGACGCCTTGGATGGGTCAGAACAATGCACAGCAACCGCTGGAGATATTTTAAATCACTGCATGTATCGCCATCCCAATACGAGTATGTTGGGTAAAGGTACATTTATCATACGACGACCCACGAATAAACCACCAACAGCTATGGATATATTCCAAACGGATACTGAAGCGTTAGATGCACGAGACCAAAGCGACTATGAAGAGTTCTCGTCAATGGAAGGTCACGAGAACTGTAGGCCGAGTGAGACATTAGGCGCGAATGTAAGGCATAGCGGAGAATTAATAGCGCCACCAGGACCAACCTTGCCATCACCGCG tGATCGTCTCTCTTTAAATCTCGAACCACaattaccaaatatttttaCCAAAGAAATGCTGGCTGTGCATAAAGGCGATCGCTCATCGTCTGAAG AACTCCTTGCTCCCGTTAAGAAGACATCACTCAACAGAGAGCCAAAGAGACGTAGCACCGATTCGATCAACACAAAGTCTTCGAGCTATGAAGAAGCTGAGGAAAATGGGCCAAACGAAGTTGTTAACTTATTTTCGAGCAAGAATAGTTTTGATCCGTGCAATATGTACGGATACAAGAATGATACAGCAGTCTGTTTAAAAGGACAAGAGTTTTCGG ATCTACGCTCTTCAACAACAACGACTCCACGCACAGATCTCGCACCGACACTTGAAGAGGAAGAGGAGCAATACAGTGACTTCAGCTACAGTGGAGCGCCAAGTAAAGATATTGACAAGGCCGATAGCAATATAATAGCCGCGGTACGCATTGTTGAAGGTGGTGCACATCATAAACGTCCACTCGAATTTCGTCCCGGTGTGCATAAGTCTGAGAGTGCcaaggagatgttattatctcAAAGCGCATTTGGTCCATTGCCGCCATCGCCACCATCATCAAATCCCGATTTATTC gaCTATGATGCTCTGCCACTGCCACCATCTCCAAAAGATCCGATCCTAGCAACGAACGAGAGCAATCGTAGTCTTGGTAAAGGTTTTATGAAAACGACAACTGCCGAAATTCACACACCCTCCTCGTTGGGTGGCGAGGAACGACGAAATCGTGACAATATGAGCGCTTTGCGTTATCTCAGCAACGAATTGCCACCTTTACCACCGCCTGCTTTTGAAAATATGGCACCGGTTGTGCCGCCACATCGTGGTCATTCGGCAAATACGATGAAATCTTGGTCCATCGATTCCCATTACAAGAAGAAATCACCGAAAATGTTAGGTTATGGTAGTGGTATTACTACACCAACGGGTTCGCAATACGATGGTTCGTACTCAACGAAGCGTTACGTTTCCTATGGCACAAAACGTAGTTTGAAACAGTCACCACGTGAAGAATTGCGTTTGCAAACTTCATGTAGTTTGCCGGAGACACCGATTTTCGCACGAGG AAGCTGTGACATACCGCGTACACCCTTCCGACGTCAACCCGAAAGTGCCATAAGTGGTTCGCGTACAGCGCCTCGTTCTAGCACATCACACAGTATTAATATGGGTAACACGATGGGTGGAATACCAGGTG GTGGCAACACCTTTGGCGCTGGCATGTGCCGCCAACGTTCCATGAATCATGCACTTGCCTCGAATGAGATGCTGCGCTTAGCTGGCGCACCGGCACGCGGCTGGTATCCCAAACAACGTACTATGCGTCCAGCTTCTACAGAGAATATTGATCGTCTCAGTTCGTCGCGTGTTTGGGATAGTGCAGCTGGTATGTCTGGCACGGGTCAGTCGAGAAAACCATTGACTTTACCGCCAAATTTGACGCCATCGTTTCTCAATAAATCACCAAGAGAAGCTCTGCGTCGTGTAACAAGTCTTTTGATTGCGAAGAAAA AAAACACTAAAGAGCGCAAGGGCAAGCCATATTCGGATACCACACTTGATGGACATCTACCATTTGAACAAGAAACTG cACTCCCACCCACGCCCAAGG